A region of Haliotis asinina isolate JCU_RB_2024 chromosome 9, JCU_Hal_asi_v2, whole genome shotgun sequence DNA encodes the following proteins:
- the LOC137297195 gene encoding sex peptide receptor-related protein 2-like, producing the protein MELTLFYTLVVVLSSTAQESTVTLPSTFAVATDVPRPKITNATSPIVQSTSVLRDVTDVTTEGAYNVTDMGPNDIIINSNNNTIHGNSNITVENEEEDKSASPFALIHSGSVTEATYKTFLTVTGYIQLPLTVIALATNICNVVVFCQKRMKSPTSTILLALCISEVLFLTTDITASIMDLIYGDKALTERIYLFYGLYVSNYASVTLRRVGFCYTCLVSAERFIAVTFPLQAKSMRLVKNPGVVCALIMVAGFLAHIFSPVKYVVTSYKTDDNTTAYRFEHTSMYVRDKVHFENASMASKFIFVYLMLLGCLFFNLLIVISLRRHSKGRQAIKTSQNSDQAQKREMQTTITIMASTMVYVILALPTNTNSIINNISDDYGIFTREHFLFFLVGRVGNVCELVSNFTNFFFYIMLSATFRETFRQMFIPCASPDKSARIIVQRSSSGDTGNTFQVSVD; encoded by the coding sequence ATGGAACTGACATTATTTTATACGTTGGTAGTTGTGTTATCATCGACGGCACAGGAATCGACAGTGACTCTACCATCAACATTTGCTGTGGCCACAGATGTGCCTAGACCCAAGATTACAAACGCAACATCGCCGATTGTGCAGTCAACATCAGTATTGCGTGACGTAACAGATGTGACAACTGAAGGTGCTTACAACGTGACCGACATGGGTCCtaatgatatcatcatcaacagcaacaacaacactaTCCACGGAAACAGTAACATCACTGTAGAGAACGAAGAGGAAGACAAGTCAGCTTCCCCATTTGCTTTGATTCATTCTGGCAGTGTGACAGAGGCTACCTACAAAACCTTCCTCACCGTAACTGGATACATCCAGCTTCCTCTAACTGTAATTGCTCTCGCCACCAACATCTGCAATGTCGTCGTGTTCTGTCAGAAACGGATGAAAAGCCCCACAAGTACTATCCTACTGGCTCTGTGTATTTCCGAGGTCCTCTTCCTCACTACTGATATCACCGCCAGCATCATGGACTTGATTTATGGCGACAAAGCCTTGACAGAACGCATCTACCTGTTCTACGGCCTTTACGTCTCCAACTACGCATCGGTGACTCTCAGGAGAGTTGGGTTTTGTTACACCTGTCTGGTATCTGCTGAGAGGTTCATTGCCGTAACGTTTCCCCTGCAAGCCAAAAGTATGCGGCTTGTGAAAAACCCGGGTGTCGTGTGCGCACTGATAATGGTAGCTGGCTTCCTTGCACACATTTTCAGCCCCGTTAAATATGTCGTCACATCTTACAAGACGGATGACAACACCACGGCCTATAGGTTCGAGCATACCTCAATGTATGTCAGGGATAAagtccattttgaaaatgcaagCATGGCCAGTAAATTCATATTCGTGTATTTAATGCTCTTAGGATGCCTCTTCTTCAATCTCTTGATTGTAATATCACTCCGCCGTCACAGCAAGGGGAGACAAGCGATTAAGACCAGCCAAAACTCGGACCAAGCTCAGAAGAGAGAGATGCAGACGACAATAACCATCATGGCGTCAACCATGGTCTACGTCATCCTCGCCCTGCCTACCAACACAAACTCGATCATCAATAACATCAGTGATGACTACGGCATATTCACCAGGGAGCACTTCCTTTTCTTCCTCGTCGGCAGAGTTGGAAATGTATGCGAGCTGGTCAGTAACTTCACCAACTTCTTCTTCTACATTATGCTCAGTGCGACCTTCCGGGAAACCTTCCGTCAAATGTTCATCCCATGTGCATCTCCCGATAAGTCTGCAAGGATCATTGTGCAAAGAAGTAGCAGCGGAGACACCGGAAACACATTTCAGGTCTCAGTTGATTAA
- the LOC137297196 gene encoding sex peptide receptor-related protein 2-like translates to MDLRDSIANNNTVNENSNNTGEEEEKKSKSGSSFALIHSGSVTEATFKTFLIVTGYIQLPLTVIALATNICNVVVFCQKRMKSPTSTILLALCISEVLFLTTDIIASIMDLIYGDKALTERIYLFYGLYVSNYASVTLRRVGFCYTCLVSAERFIAVTFPLQAKSMRLVKNPGVVCALIMVAGFLAHIFSPVKYVVTSYKTDDNTTAYRFEHTSMYVRDKVHFENASMASKFIFVYFMLLGCLFFNLLIVISLRRHSKGRQAIKTSQNSDQAQKREMQTTITIMASTMVYVILALPTNTNSIINNISDDYGIFTREHFLFFLVGRVGNVCELVSNFTNFFFYIMLSATFRETFRQMFIPCASPDKSARIIVQRSSSGDTGNTFQVSVD, encoded by the coding sequence ATGGATCTCCGAGACAGCATCGCCAACAACAACACTGTGAACGAAAACAGCAACAATACAGGcgaagaagaagaaaagaaatcCAAGTCAGGTTCATCATTTGCTTTGATTCATTCTGGCAGTGTGACGGAGGCTACCTTCAAAACCTTCCTCATCGTAACTGGATACATCCAGCTTCCTCTAACTGTAATTGCTCTCGCCACCAACATCTGCAATGTCGTCGTGTTCTGTCAGAAACGGATGAAAAGCCCCACAAGTACTATCCTACTGGCTCTGTGTATTTCCGAGGTCCTCTTCCTCACTACTGACATCATCGCCAGCATCATGGACTTGATTTATGGCGACAAAGCCTTGACAGAACGCATCTACCTGTTCTACGGCCTTTACGTCTCCAACTACGCATCGGTGACTCTCAGGAGAGTTGGGTTTTGTTACACCTGTCTGGTATCTGCTGAGAGGTTCATTGCCGTAACGTTTCCCCTGCAAGCCAAAAGTATGCGGCTTGTGAAAAACCCGGGTGTCGTGTGCGCACTGATAATGGTAGCTGGCTTCCTTGCACACATTTTCAGCCCCGTTAAATATGTCGTCACATCTTACAAGACGGATGACAACACCACGGCCTATAGGTTCGAGCATACCTCAATGTATGTCAGGGATAAagtccattttgaaaatgcaagCATGGCCAGTAAATTCATATTCGTGTATTTCATGCTCTTAGGATGTCTCTTCTTCAATCTTTTGATTGTGATATCACTCCGCCGTCACAGCAAGGGGAGACAAGCGATTAAGACCAGCCAGAACTCGGACCAAGCTCAGAAGAGAGAGATGCAGACGACAATAACCATCATGGCGTCAACCATGGTCTACGTCATCCTCGCCCTGCCTACCAACACAAACTCGATCATCAATAACATCAGTGATGACTACGGCATATTCACCAGGGAGCACTTCCTTTTCTTCCTCGTCGGCAGAGTTGGAAATGTATGCGAGCTGGTCAGTAACTTCACCAACTTCTTCTTCTACATTATGCTCAGTGCGACCTTCCGGGAAACCTTCCGTCAAATGTTCATCCCATGTGCATCTCCCGATAAGTCTGCAAGGATCATTGTGCAAAGAAGTAGCAGCGGAGACACCGGAAACACATTTCAGGTCTCAGTTGATTAA